From Deinococcus aquaticus, one genomic window encodes:
- a CDS encoding ribbon-helix-helix protein, CopG family → MKEVRLGIRLDKKLMEDLKAYAVDSDTPYSMIIRQAIKQYIKENKQ, encoded by the coding sequence ATGAAAGAAGTCAGATTGGGAATCAGGTTGGACAAGAAGTTAATGGAAGATTTGAAAGCATATGCAGTCGATAGCGATACACCATATAGCATGATAATTAGACAAGCAATCAAGCAATACATCAAGGAGAATAAGCAATGA
- a CDS encoding helix-turn-helix domain-containing protein yields MKNNIESKGKRSGKSEDIFYMNQFYDTNIQSTLTSAEAQVYGAYLRYSNGGKDKCFPSQDKLSENLGLSVRTIARALDTLRDKGYIILLKRGNDRTGSSIYVVKTPFELGFKVARDDDNAMSVAAVKALAPKAKTEPKKSAVKKTQSSNHAMSQTAVTEPAPGVAKTAEAHEEADGHRPETMTSEMIMAVYSLANQVYALALDKQYSDIISTDKNQWVSMLVRKDRAEYQEVTEYLNYQLEALSA; encoded by the coding sequence ATGAAAAATAATATAGAAAGTAAAGGCAAGAGAAGCGGCAAGTCAGAAGACATATTCTACATGAATCAGTTCTACGATACCAACATTCAATCAACCCTAACCAGCGCGGAAGCACAAGTCTACGGTGCATATCTGCGCTACTCCAATGGTGGTAAAGATAAGTGCTTCCCTAGTCAGGACAAGCTATCTGAGAATCTGGGACTGAGTGTGAGGACCATAGCTAGGGCATTGGACACACTGAGAGACAAGGGCTACATCATCCTGTTGAAGCGTGGTAACGATAGGACAGGTAGCAGCATCTACGTAGTCAAGACACCATTTGAACTAGGATTCAAAGTCGCTAGGGATGATGACAATGCCATGTCTGTAGCCGCAGTGAAAGCACTAGCGCCTAAAGCCAAGACTGAACCTAAGAAATCCGCCGTAAAGAAGACCCAATCATCTAACCATGCCATGAGTCAAACCGCAGTGACCGAACCGGCACCGGGCGTTGCGAAGACCGCTGAGGCGCATGAAGAAGCAGATGGACATAGACCCGAAACCATGACAAGTGAAATGATAATGGCTGTCTATAGCTTGGCTAATCAGGTATACGCACTCGCACTCGATAAACAATACAGCGACATTATCAGCACAGATAAAAACCAGTGGGTAAGCATGCTGGTTAGGAAAGACCGTGCGGAGTACCAAGAAGTTACCGAGTACCTAAATTACCAACTAGAAGCGCTGTCTGCTTAA
- a CDS encoding GIY-YIG nuclease family protein — MIWMQNYIYGLINPETQELRYIGKTNNTVKRYQSHCRAKGNSYRDKWIRSLKDAGLMPEMVIIETCGKDWVEAEKFYIAYFKSLGCLLTNLTAGGEGCEGHKHTDQAKRIMRLKKLHKPLSQEHRESLSSAAMGKPKNYVNGKAKRCRVTKPDGEVVETLSLRKFSVDNNLNPNIMSKVARGMVKSHRGYVVEYI, encoded by the coding sequence ATGATTTGGATGCAAAACTATATATATGGACTTATTAACCCAGAGACACAGGAACTTAGATACATAGGCAAGACCAATAACACAGTCAAGCGCTACCAAAGCCATTGCAGGGCTAAAGGTAACAGCTATCGGGATAAGTGGATTCGCAGTCTCAAGGATGCAGGACTGATGCCAGAGATGGTGATTATCGAGACATGCGGCAAAGATTGGGTAGAAGCTGAGAAGTTCTACATAGCATATTTCAAGTCGCTAGGCTGCCTGCTGACTAATCTGACCGCTGGTGGTGAAGGCTGTGAAGGGCATAAGCACACCGACCAAGCCAAGCGAATCATGCGGCTGAAAAAGTTGCACAAGCCACTGTCTCAGGAACACCGAGAGAGTCTGTCCAGCGCGGCAATGGGCAAACCTAAAAACTATGTCAACGGCAAAGCCAAGAGATGCAGGGTCACAAAGCCAGATGGTGAAGTAGTCGAGACACTGAGTCTCAGGAAATTTAGCGTCGATAATAACTTGAATCCTAACATCATGTCTAAGGTCGCAAGAGGTATGGTTAAAAGCCATCGGGGTTATGTAGTCGAGTATATCTAA
- a CDS encoding helix-turn-helix domain-containing protein, translated as MISLCTSSGGMLSVSITHRQLSEITGMSISTISKSIVRLAQAGLITY; from the coding sequence TTGATTAGCTTATGCACAAGCAGCGGCGGCATGCTATCGGTGTCCATTACGCATAGGCAGCTATCTGAAATAACCGGAATGTCTATATCAACAATTAGCAAAAGCATAGTCAGACTCGCGCAAGCGGGTCTTATCACTTATTAA
- a CDS encoding phage portal protein produces the protein MKYFEIASHEYKAMQSASKIGNYYNSDFYTDYPRKSVVLPMGRTIENTLVFDNWISKTVNRYASASAGKNASVELSDSGIQLALEEWHDSISFGSKLTSIARYQGLYGFSVVKLILRHARDEEGLVNVAGKSTEDILKDVDIAVFGADTSFVRHDEYGNIDSICILVGDRLEVFTNNAIEVYKLNGSRYRLVKTDANPLAPYPMAFVVNNLLTGSTTSSDVAGIVTLQESLNDALTSLRLVNHYHGFPIYTATGVQIAYDESGNTKPLIMGAGMTLQSESDSTKFGRVEMPAITPLKESIEALTKEIAISTNSLSLLTGQIPSGTALGYMLSDFNSAVSEKQLHLKSFMLSFHRTILKLIEYMLGQKTSDIKIKAYVSGHNSLADNTAHAEALELFTAGALSLQTLLDNSDCIDSTSEELSRIAKEKAANPNASISSLLGV, from the coding sequence ATGAAATACTTTGAAATAGCATCACACGAATATAAAGCTATGCAATCCGCTTCCAAGATTGGCAACTATTACAACAGCGACTTCTACACCGACTACCCTAGAAAATCCGTTGTGCTTCCGATGGGCAGGACCATTGAAAACACTTTGGTATTCGACAATTGGATAAGCAAAACAGTCAATAGATATGCCAGTGCATCAGCGGGCAAGAATGCTTCTGTAGAGTTGTCTGACTCGGGTATTCAATTAGCATTAGAAGAATGGCATGACTCGATAAGCTTTGGTAGTAAACTAACCAGCATAGCGCGGTATCAGGGTCTATACGGCTTTAGCGTTGTGAAACTCATACTTAGGCATGCTAGGGATGAAGAAGGGCTAGTGAATGTAGCAGGTAAATCTACTGAAGACATTCTGAAAGATGTTGACATTGCTGTGTTTGGTGCGGATACCTCATTCGTAAGGCATGACGAATATGGAAACATCGATAGCATCTGCATATTGGTTGGAGATAGATTAGAAGTATTTACCAACAATGCTATAGAAGTGTACAAGTTGAATGGTAGTCGATACAGACTAGTCAAGACTGATGCTAACCCACTTGCGCCTTATCCAATGGCATTTGTAGTCAATAACCTTCTAACTGGTAGCACTACTTCCAGTGATGTTGCAGGTATAGTGACTTTGCAAGAATCACTAAATGATGCACTAACATCACTGCGCTTAGTTAATCACTATCACGGATTCCCGATATATACCGCTACTGGTGTGCAGATTGCATATGATGAATCGGGTAACACCAAGCCTCTGATTATGGGTGCTGGGATGACACTACAAAGCGAATCAGACAGCACCAAGTTTGGACGTGTCGAGATGCCCGCTATCACACCACTCAAAGAAAGTATTGAAGCACTGACTAAGGAAATCGCTATATCGACTAACTCTCTGAGTCTACTGACAGGTCAGATACCATCAGGAACCGCATTGGGATACATGCTAAGCGACTTCAACAGCGCTGTGTCAGAGAAGCAGCTACATCTCAAATCGTTCATGCTTAGCTTCCATAGAACCATTCTGAAGCTTATTGAGTACATGCTAGGACAGAAGACTAGCGATATCAAAATCAAGGCTTACGTCAGTGGGCATAACTCACTAGCTGACAATACGGCACATGCTGAGGCGCTGGAACTATTTACTGCCGGTGCGCTGTCACTTCAGACCCTACTCGATAACTCCGATTGCATCGACAGCACATCAGAGGAACTATCACGAATAGCCAAAGAGAAGGCTGCTAATCCCAATGCCAGTATCTCTAGCCTTCTGGGTGTCTAA
- a CDS encoding major capsid protein, with product MALTLIEAQKLVQDEVQSGVIYNTYIQNPLLGLLPFENITGTATVYVRDSGLAAGSTTRAINADYVEGTQAFTRLTASLGRLGGKAQVDNFLEVTGSNVTDQLAAQIASKARSTAIAFQDQFFNGDVTVDANGFDGLKKLLTATSQDMTAATVITLDDVDSALLAIEGDASAIFVNDKTLAKLNGLARASGLVKYNDIDLVGSRVSSYAGIPLIRAGRNAAGQILADGEIYAVRFGVDGVHGIQANTPTVKVISPDDNATAPVWTARIDWYAGLAQKTLTSAVRLKRTL from the coding sequence ATGGCATTAACATTAATTGAAGCACAAAAGCTAGTACAAGATGAAGTACAGTCAGGCGTTATTTACAATACATACATTCAGAACCCACTACTAGGTTTACTGCCATTCGAGAACATCACCGGAACTGCAACCGTCTATGTTCGGGATTCTGGCCTAGCCGCTGGTAGCACTACCCGCGCTATCAATGCCGACTACGTAGAAGGCACTCAGGCATTCACCCGCCTAACTGCTTCACTCGGCAGACTTGGTGGTAAAGCACAAGTCGATAACTTCTTAGAAGTAACTGGTAGCAACGTTACCGACCAACTAGCTGCACAGATTGCCAGTAAGGCACGTAGCACTGCTATCGCATTCCAAGACCAATTCTTCAACGGTGATGTTACTGTTGATGCTAACGGTTTCGACGGACTCAAGAAGCTGCTAACTGCTACTTCTCAAGATATGACCGCTGCTACTGTCATTACTCTTGATGATGTTGACTCAGCCCTTCTAGCTATTGAAGGTGATGCTAGCGCTATTTTCGTGAACGATAAGACTCTAGCTAAGCTTAACGGTCTTGCCCGTGCTAGTGGACTCGTTAAATACAACGATATCGACTTGGTAGGCAGCCGCGTCAGCAGCTACGCCGGTATTCCCCTCATCCGTGCGGGCCGCAATGCTGCCGGTCAGATTCTCGCAGACGGTGAAATCTACGCTGTTCGCTTTGGTGTTGATGGTGTTCATGGCATTCAAGCCAATACACCCACAGTCAAAGTCATCAGCCCTGATGACAACGCCACTGCACCAGTCTGGACAGCCCGCATCGATTGGTACGCTGGTTTAGCCCAGAAGACCCTAACTAGCGCTGTTCGCCTCAAGCGCACACTGTAA
- a CDS encoding HK97 gp10 family phage protein has product MSNNQLFNSLLQRVHDAVEKALEDTAVMVQAEAREDVPKDTQALMHSIQAEKVSDLTYKVTANTKYALYVHEGYVSKSGRFIAGTPYLTGPISRQKVKILDRIRENLQ; this is encoded by the coding sequence ATGAGTAACAATCAGCTATTTAATAGCCTGCTACAGCGCGTGCATGATGCTGTTGAAAAAGCGTTGGAAGATACCGCTGTCATGGTACAAGCTGAGGCACGAGAGGATGTTCCTAAAGACACTCAAGCGCTGATGCACTCAATCCAAGCTGAGAAGGTATCTGACCTTACCTACAAAGTCACTGCTAATACTAAGTACGCTTTGTATGTCCATGAAGGCTATGTGTCCAAATCAGGCAGATTCATAGCAGGTACTCCCTATCTAACCGGCCCAATCTCACGACAAAAGGTGAAGATACTTGACAGGATTAGGGAGAATCTGCAATGA
- a CDS encoding phage tail tape measure protein, producing the protein MQDLLRLSVEIGANISGLQNGLNQAQNSVNQFSNETANAGAAASQSLATSGIAIAAGIAASVGVAIGAITSVSAEAHKAQNQLQASLGLTAEEAKQLGVIAKDVFKNNFGASIGEVTASLGTVRGQLKGLSDEDLKNATENAYRLKDVFGVEIVESVDAVKTLMNDFGLSQKEANDFITKGMQSGLNASGDFLDTIGEYSNQFAGMKLSSGEFFSALQTGLKGGVLGTDKIADSFKEFGIRIIDGSKTTTDALGELNISAKQVSEELASGEMTKGDAFKLIQERLSRVNDQVKQNAIGVSLFGTQWEDIGGKAILAVDLQKTAMEDMKDATSGLDIAYNDLGSAVQGVGRQLVAAFMPIGDSILNLLNSLMPYIKLVTDGIATIGDAFNALPTPIQNTVTALALVAGAVSAGVAIYGTVSPMLAGVGASFTALKTTMLGFAASARVAGTSIAASISAAMWPIALAVAAIGGLYLAYRNNFLGIRDFLKPMIANIVTIVGKVVDGIKYVVYNSDMLWKAFLKSLDITSKALGSIVKGIGTILSGVGLIIYAAFIEPFVSVFAALNTASAGILNGLKSLVNNIANVLRPVFAILEKMGIALGQSLQQALNSVGGFVSNLFGGAAADIQAQANAAAKSNSTFGKGLDKVEAGWNSVTGAVNGASAAYRSLASNTQAAMKTPPNVQVQNVQLPAKPVSTGVPAPVSVPVNTPASTGYSGNIAGADVAAPKTTSAGKTAAPFKATAEDIAGLSTEIKRLVEDQQRLVKTGKVTEDQAIAYARKVEDLRMKIDKLNLESNKNISAQYNQAKSLITSTNATATAAKVKADADAKAKKAAEDRKKAEELLNKEIGKLGASVKDMSDADIASTIERLAGRSALGDVQKLAILQAEAESRATERQDAAQQQLNDSLEEYFKVVNKTGAAIADFNDSADGMYSDARRQAVETSLADELSLAGDNESAKLEIKKKYLAQLLELDIAKLEDESNAKAGALSRDYTAALAEASALGIDTNQLTQSYLNARLALQANSESAIAAIRSKNAREIAEDEMALNKKVVEERVRINKEAAKDIIDAATKSIDTSSIAGLTEARQVLENLRSTISSIDSESLTDLDDALSDIDKNIQSIKASALSGVNDVIESTAELSDEFDKLGVSLSPKEKYVSDGVAAYDALIEKYDDALERLKLLREVFERTDDVAGMAMVDAIVSNTTNAKSSVVSAKSEKSGKLGGEFDSKSAAARDKMNADIASKELQLVSEVSSFKLSSLDTEKNAKLALAKTDEEKALIELAYIGKIKDAKLKSIADAMEVKLSAIESEKKAELEKEGLTQEQTARINALYEAKKQLVIDSHRLEREEIGKTAKQAEEAQNKQLSKWKELLQQFIKDMASAVGSAYASISSNNANLADSIFNTPEDKAKAEGDTANANAGAYKDAGTSIFSSAMTLLSKALPEFSWLIELVSGLFAKMPQLGIIFQRVGEMFLLGFSLLEPVINMLATVLEPLLNIMKVMMEAIIKPLLPILTFFVEVVGGIIKAVYGVIKTVWNTVAAFLNSINILGWKPFSLSMLPELSADSPGTAPIATPAPPTGGSTSGSGSGSNNTVVNDTKTSVTINVSGNSDPNEIARLVEKKLIKSLR; encoded by the coding sequence ATGCAAGACTTATTAAGGCTATCGGTTGAGATAGGCGCAAACATCAGCGGTTTACAGAATGGTCTGAACCAAGCGCAGAACAGCGTAAACCAGTTTTCCAACGAGACAGCCAATGCGGGTGCTGCCGCATCTCAGTCTCTCGCAACCTCTGGCATTGCTATTGCTGCTGGCATTGCTGCTTCAGTGGGTGTGGCGATTGGGGCCATCACGAGTGTCTCTGCTGAGGCCCACAAAGCACAGAACCAGCTTCAAGCCTCATTAGGGCTGACAGCGGAAGAGGCAAAGCAACTTGGTGTGATTGCCAAAGATGTTTTCAAGAATAACTTTGGTGCTTCTATAGGTGAAGTAACTGCTTCTCTTGGAACCGTCAGAGGACAGCTTAAGGGTCTTTCAGATGAGGACTTGAAGAATGCCACTGAGAATGCGTATCGACTCAAAGATGTATTCGGTGTTGAGATAGTTGAATCTGTCGATGCGGTGAAGACATTGATGAATGACTTTGGCCTGAGTCAGAAAGAGGCGAATGACTTCATCACTAAAGGCATGCAATCAGGACTAAACGCATCTGGTGACTTCTTGGACACCATAGGCGAGTATTCTAATCAGTTTGCTGGAATGAAGCTGAGTAGCGGTGAATTCTTCTCTGCCCTTCAGACTGGTTTGAAAGGTGGAGTATTAGGCACTGACAAGATAGCCGACTCGTTCAAAGAGTTTGGTATCAGAATTATCGATGGAAGCAAAACTACTACTGATGCACTAGGCGAACTGAACATATCAGCCAAGCAGGTTTCAGAAGAACTTGCTTCAGGCGAGATGACTAAAGGTGATGCCTTCAAGTTGATTCAAGAAAGACTCTCAAGAGTCAATGACCAAGTTAAGCAAAATGCTATTGGTGTAAGTCTGTTCGGTACTCAATGGGAAGATATAGGTGGTAAAGCCATTCTTGCTGTTGATTTACAGAAGACTGCAATGGAAGACATGAAGGACGCTACGTCAGGACTCGACATAGCATATAACGATTTAGGTTCAGCGGTTCAGGGAGTAGGAAGACAGCTAGTAGCGGCATTCATGCCCATTGGTGATTCAATACTCAACCTTCTCAACTCGCTGATGCCGTACATCAAGCTAGTCACTGATGGCATAGCTACTATCGGTGATGCCTTCAATGCCCTACCTACCCCGATACAGAACACAGTTACAGCGTTAGCCCTAGTCGCTGGTGCTGTGAGTGCTGGTGTTGCTATATACGGCACTGTTTCACCAATGCTTGCGGGTGTAGGTGCTAGCTTTACTGCACTCAAGACTACAATGCTGGGATTCGCTGCATCTGCACGAGTAGCAGGAACTTCTATAGCGGCTAGTATTAGTGCTGCTATGTGGCCTATTGCATTGGCTGTCGCTGCGATAGGCGGTCTGTATTTAGCTTATAGAAATAACTTCTTAGGTATTAGGGACTTCTTGAAGCCGATGATAGCTAACATAGTCACTATCGTTGGTAAAGTTGTAGATGGTATCAAATATGTCGTTTACAACTCAGACATGCTATGGAAGGCTTTTCTAAAGTCTCTCGACATAACAAGTAAGGCATTAGGTTCAATAGTTAAAGGTATAGGAACTATCCTGTCTGGTGTAGGTCTAATCATCTACGCGGCATTCATAGAACCATTTGTGTCGGTCTTCGCTGCATTGAATACGGCTAGTGCGGGAATACTCAATGGTCTAAAATCACTAGTAAATAACATAGCTAATGTCCTCAGACCTGTATTCGCCATTCTAGAGAAGATGGGAATAGCTTTAGGTCAGTCACTACAGCAAGCTTTAAACAGCGTTGGTGGGTTTGTCTCTAATCTGTTCGGTGGTGCTGCTGCTGATATTCAGGCACAAGCCAATGCTGCTGCGAAGAGTAACAGCACCTTTGGTAAGGGACTCGACAAAGTAGAAGCTGGGTGGAACAGCGTTACAGGTGCAGTGAATGGGGCAAGCGCGGCTTATCGTTCCCTAGCCTCAAACACTCAGGCAGCTATGAAGACACCACCCAATGTCCAGGTGCAGAATGTGCAGCTTCCGGCTAAGCCTGTCTCGACTGGTGTACCTGCACCTGTTTCTGTACCAGTCAACACACCAGCAAGCACCGGCTACAGCGGGAACATTGCGGGTGCTGATGTGGCTGCACCTAAAACAACCAGCGCGGGCAAGACCGCTGCACCGTTCAAAGCTACGGCTGAGGACATAGCGGGTCTGTCTACAGAAATCAAGCGACTCGTGGAAGACCAACAGCGGCTAGTCAAAACAGGAAAAGTCACTGAAGACCAAGCCATAGCATATGCACGCAAGGTAGAAGACTTGCGGATGAAAATAGATAAGTTAAACCTTGAGTCAAACAAGAATATTTCAGCACAATACAATCAAGCTAAGTCACTCATTACTTCGACTAATGCTACTGCAACTGCTGCAAAGGTGAAGGCTGATGCAGATGCCAAAGCTAAGAAGGCTGCTGAGGATAGGAAGAAGGCAGAGGAATTACTGAATAAAGAGATTGGTAAGCTTGGTGCGTCAGTCAAAGATATGTCTGATGCGGATATAGCATCTACCATTGAAAGACTCGCTGGAAGGAGTGCGCTAGGTGATGTGCAGAAACTAGCCATCTTGCAAGCTGAAGCAGAGTCTAGGGCAACTGAGAGACAAGATGCGGCACAGCAACAGCTAAACGATTCTCTGGAAGAATACTTCAAGGTAGTCAATAAGACTGGCGCGGCTATAGCCGACTTTAACGATTCGGCAGATGGCATGTATTCTGACGCTAGGCGACAAGCTGTAGAAACATCACTAGCTGATGAACTGTCTCTAGCTGGTGATAACGAGTCTGCCAAGTTGGAAATCAAGAAGAAGTATCTAGCACAGCTATTAGAATTAGACATTGCTAAGCTAGAAGATGAAAGCAATGCTAAGGCTGGTGCGTTAAGCCGAGACTATACCGCTGCACTTGCCGAGGCATCTGCTTTAGGAATCGATACTAACCAACTTACGCAATCATACCTAAATGCTAGGCTGGCATTACAGGCCAATTCAGAAAGCGCCATAGCTGCCATTAGGTCTAAGAATGCTAGAGAAATAGCTGAAGATGAGATGGCACTGAATAAGAAAGTTGTGGAAGAAAGAGTGAGGATAAACAAGGAAGCTGCAAAAGATATTATCGATGCAGCAACTAAGTCTATCGACACATCAAGTATTGCTGGCCTAACTGAAGCGCGGCAAGTATTGGAAAACTTGAGAAGCACCATCTCTAGCATTGACTCTGAAAGCTTGACTGACTTAGACGACGCGCTATCTGATATCGATAAGAATATTCAATCAATTAAAGCTAGTGCGCTTAGTGGTGTGAATGATGTTATTGAATCCACCGCTGAGTTATCTGATGAATTCGACAAACTTGGTGTCTCACTTTCCCCAAAAGAGAAGTATGTCAGTGATGGTGTGGCTGCTTATGACGCCCTGATAGAGAAGTATGATGATGCGCTTGAACGCCTCAAGCTGCTTAGGGAAGTATTCGAGAGGACTGATGATGTTGCTGGAATGGCAATGGTTGATGCTATCGTCTCAAATACCACAAATGCTAAATCATCCGTTGTGTCTGCCAAGTCTGAGAAGTCCGGCAAGCTAGGCGGTGAATTCGACAGCAAGTCTGCTGCTGCAAGAGACAAGATGAATGCTGATATTGCTTCCAAAGAATTGCAGCTGGTATCCGAGGTATCAAGCTTTAAGCTGAGTAGCCTTGATACAGAAAAGAATGCCAAGCTTGCACTTGCCAAGACTGACGAAGAGAAAGCACTGATTGAACTTGCATACATTGGCAAGATAAAAGATGCCAAACTTAAGTCAATTGCTGATGCAATGGAAGTCAAGCTATCTGCAATCGAGTCTGAGAAGAAGGCTGAACTTGAAAAAGAGGGACTGACTCAAGAACAGACCGCACGCATAAATGCACTCTATGAGGCCAAGAAGCAGCTTGTTATAGATAGTCACAGACTTGAACGAGAAGAGATAGGCAAGACTGCCAAGCAAGCCGAGGAAGCGCAGAACAAGCAGCTAAGCAAGTGGAAGGAGTTGCTGCAACAGTTTATCAAAGATATGGCAAGTGCTGTAGGCAGTGCGTATGCGTCTATATCAAGCAACAATGCTAATCTGGCTGATAGTATATTCAACACTCCAGAGGACAAAGCTAAAGCGGAAGGCGATACCGCAAATGCTAATGCCGGTGCTTACAAGGATGCCGGAACTAGCATATTCAGTAGTGCAATGACACTCCTATCTAAAGCGCTACCTGAATTCTCTTGGCTGATTGAATTAGTCAGTGGATTGTTTGCTAAGATGCCACAGCTAGGCATCATATTCCAGCGAGTAGGGGAGATGTTCCTACTTGGCTTTAGCTTGCTGGAACCAGTTATCAACATGCTAGCTACCGTGCTTGAACCGCTGCTGAACATCATGAAGGTGATGATGGAAGCTATCATCAAGCCATTGCTGCCCATCCTGACATTCTTTGTTGAAGTAGTAGGTGGAATCATAAAAGCGGTATATGGAGTGATTAAGACTGTCTGGAACACTGTAGCTGCATTCTTGAACAGCATCAATATTCTAGGTTGGAAACCATTCAGCCTAAGCATGCTGCCTGAGTTAAGTGCGGATTCGCCCGGCACAGCCCCAATAGCAACACCTGCACCACCTACAGGCGGTAGCACATCGGGTAGCGGGAGTGGCAGTAATAACACGGTAGTCAACGACACTAAGACTAGTGTGACCATAAATGTTAGTGGTAACTCAGACCCTAACGAGATAGCTAGGCTGGTAGAGAAGAAATTAATTAAGTCACTCAGATAA